A window of Priestia megaterium genomic DNA:
ATGGATGTTACGCAAATTAATGACTCATTAACAGATATCTATTTTTACTTGCACTATAAACATGAAGAAACGTTAACCCACCAAAATATTCGATGTATGCAAATGATTAAGAAGAAAAAAGAGGTAACAGTAAAGGATTTATCAGAAGTGCTTGATGTTACCCATCATACGGCTTCTGAGCATATTAAGAGACTTATTAACAAAGGGATTTTAGAAAAAGAACGTTCTGCTCATGACAAGAGAATTGTTTATGTAAAACTTACTCCTTATGGCGAAGAAGTCTTGAAACGAAACACAGAATTAGATGAAGATAAGTTAAAAATGATTTTAGAGCGATTTACATTGGAGGAACAACAGAAAATTATAGATGCTTTTTCCGTATTAAGAGAAGAAATAAAACATGTATATTCCACTTAAAACGATTATTTTTTAGCTATATAACAGATTGTATCGGTACGCCCGTTAGCAGGTAAGAAAATATATGGTTAACCAATTTTATATGATAGAAGGATGATGAAAAGGTGAAATTTCGTAAAGCCACTGTCAATGAAATTGATAAATTGATTTATTTAAGAAAGAAACAATTAGTTGATGAAGGAATCGAGCCTAATCAAGAGATTGATACGGAACTAAAAGAGTTCTTTACTAATAAAATGGGCGATGGTTCTCTAATTGAATGGATAGTAGAAGATAATGATGAAATGATTGCAACGGGTGCTATCATTTTTTTGAATTCCCACCTACCTACACCAACAAGAGTGGTAAATAAGCGAAAATTCCTAATCTTAATGTATCTACCCTCTCAGGGAGATTATGTGGTGTTTTATCGCTTCTGTTCACAATATACTATGTATAGTCATAATTGCAATGAAGCTCAGTATACATAATGTTGTATGAGAAATAATTGACTTGGAAATATGGGAGTATGGGAGGTAGGATTATGGAAGAAAACGAGAATACGAAGAAAAATGAGAATCTCAAAGGTCATAGGTCTACACAATGGACAGGGGATACACCGGCAAAATTTCATTCGCAAACTATAGGTGAAAGAGGTCCAATACTAGAGCAGGACAGTATTCTGCACGAAACAATGGAAACTTTTGTTCATGAAAAGATTATAGAAAGGCCGGTACATGTAAAAGGATATGGCGCTTTTGGGTATTTTGAGACAATGCATTCTATGTCAAAATATACAAAGCTCTGTTTTTTACAACAGCCTGGTCAACAGGTTCCCATCACAGTAAGGTTTTCTCTTGCTGTAAGCAATAAAGGTACTCCAGATACTTCTCGCAACATACGCGGCTTTGCTACCAAATTTTACACACAAGAGGGTGTTTTTGATCTTGTTTTTAACCATATTCCTGTGTTTTCTGTCAGAGACCCTATACGTTTTCCAGAGTCCATTAAGGCATTTTTACCTTCACCAGTAAACAATTTAATAGATCCTGAACGGTTCTGGAGTTTCATAGCTAGAGCGCCGGAATCAACTCATTTTCTTGTCCAGCTATACTCTGATGCAGGTACAGTAAAAAGTCTTCGCCACATTCCTGGTCATAGTGTGAATACCTATGTGTGGAGGAATGCACAAGGAACTCGTCATTATGTGAAATACCGTTGGATTCCATTTGCTGGTGAGCAGTATATAGACCGACACGAAGCTGCTCGGTTAGCCTGCGAGAATCCTGATATTGCGGGTAAAGATCTATATGATACCATAGCAATGGGAAAGACTGTTGAATATGGGCTTTACGTGCAGGTTATGAATCCAAATGATGAAGCCAATCTTCCTTTTGATCCTCTAGACGATACTAAGGTATGGGATGAACAGCAATATCCATTATTGCCAGTTGGCCGATTGGTACTGGACCGCAACCCAACTAACTATATGGAACAAGTAGAGAAAATAGCATTTTCACCGTCCAATCTTTTGGACGGTGCTGAATTATCGGACGATAAAATGCTGCAAGGACGTGCAAATATTTACTCGGATTCACAACGTCGGCGGTTGGGACCAGATTTTCGTAAAATTCGCATCAACCAACAGGAAGACTGGTCGCCCAATTCCCTTGTGACCAGTGGAAATGGTAGATATGTGGAGGGACGTCTTATGCGATCCGACCTTCCTAAACCAGATAATTTTACGCAGGCTGGTGAGTATTATCGTGCCCTTTCTCCTGTGCAGCAAGAACATTTGGTGGATAACCTCTCTGCCGATCTTGCCGGTATATCACATGTTACGCAAAGTATTGTGTTGAGCTATCTATGTAATGCATCGGCAGAACTGGGAGAGAGGGTTACTCAACACATTGAAATGCAAACAAAGGAATAATTCTAATTCTCATTGTCCTTGTTCCTTCTAAATTAGCAATATTATATAAGGAATTAGAAGAAAAATAAGCAGTCCCCTTATTAAGGTCTGCTTATTTTTTAGTACCGATAAATCACATTATGTTAACTAATTTTGTATATGATATACACACGTTCCAAAGAAATCTTCAGTCTCCAACAGCAAATATTAATTTATTTTGCTGTAAAGCTAAATTGCACATTTCTTGCAGTTCATTAAAAAATAATACAATCCTCTTTTCTTTAATTGAATTTCTTATTAGAGTACATATTTCAATTAGCTCCCTTATTTGTTCTTGGGAATAGACTTTATCACCGTATGGATTAAGGTCTAGGATGAGCTCTATAAATGCTTTATGAGGAATTTCCTTTTCCTTTAAAGAATCCTGTATTTCATCAGTTAAACTTGCACACATCTCTGAGTGTGCTGCTTCTTTAATAGTGTTTCCTATACAAAAATCAATAGCCATTTTGTTACTCCTTTTGATAATAGTTACTTACTTTATATTAAGTATATTCTTTTAAATTTTAACAGGATATAATATCTTGAATAGTTTATTAGAATGGAGAAACGAGTTGTATAAACTGAAGAGCATGTTAATAATAATATTTTCTATTTTCATTTTTCAGGGGGATAAAGAACAAAACCTGATAGAGGAAGATACGAAAAAAGGAGATGATATGACGATGGCTTATGATAAAGCAGAATGGCATTATGAAGGGGACTTTCCAGAAGAATTAGATGAAGATCAAGGATTTGTACATACAGGAATGTATTTAGGATGGGTTATAGATAATAACTTGTATAGCAAGGAGTTTAAAGAGGTTTCCTCTAATGAAATAGCAAAGTTTAAACAAAATCTACTATCAGGAACGGAAATATATATGAATTGGGATGGCGTACTAGCAAGTGACATGTTAAGTAAAGAAGGAAATGCTTTTACCCAAGATTATTATGAGTCAGGAATATATTTTGAAGATTATGCAGACCTATTCTCTGATGTTAGTTCTGTTTATGAAGTAAATGATACGTTGGATAATTACAATATCGTGAAAAGCAAACTTAATGAACGTTTTAAAGAATGGAAAAGCGAGTAGATATCTACTTACATAAATTTTAAAGCCCTAGAAAAATTTATTTTCTCAGGGCTTTTTATTTCCGATGAAATCCATTATGTGAACTATTTTTAACCCAAACTATTACTTTAATGTTATTTTTAGTAATAAGGGGAGTGGGATATGAATTTAAAAAAGAGCCAGTCTTATATTGATTTGACAATAAGAAATTGGGATAACACAGAGTTTGGCAGTAAGTTGTGGGAAATGTGTGAAGCAGCTAGAGAATATGAAAATGATCAAGTTGAAGTCCATCAAGTAGTAAATTTAGGGAAACGTAAAGGAGAATGGCATTATTTAATTATCCTAAATATCAGTCAAGATTTAGATAATTTGGGCACACTTATAGAAAGTAATTATAGGTAATTAAAGCCCCTTTATTCTATTCTGTAGGATAAAGGGGCTTTAGTTCCTGTAATTTGTTTTATGTTAACTAAATTTGTATATGAGATTTATAGAAATCTACGTCTCTAGATGTATAGTAATAAGGGGAAATTAATGTTAAAATTTTCTATGTAAATTAATGGATAGTACATGGAGGATATTTATGAAAAAAGTTTATATTGGGGTCATAGTAGCTTTGAGTATATCTATACTCTTGTTTGGTTGTAGCTCAAAGGAAAAAGAGATGAAGGAAGACGTAGACTTAGGATTTGACCAAGCTAAAAAAGTAGAAGTATCATCTGTAAATCATCCAGAAATAGTATTAGATACTATTGATAAGAAGCAAGATATAAATACATTTATCAATAAACTAAAAGTTGATAAATGGAATGTTGCAGATCTCCCTGCCGATGCTAAGAAAGAGAATGTCTATAAAATGTATCAAGAAGGAACTGTTAAATTGGGAGAGGCATCAAATAAGGGTAAAAAAGAACTTAAACAAGTTGCTACAATTACTACTTACAAAGGTATTCCTTATATTGACGTTGAAATTAAAAATCTTAATTTAAAGCTTAAAGTTCCAAATGATGTATCTGAATATCTGTCTAGTCAAAGTCAGCAGAAACAGTAGGTACATACATAATAGGTATAAGAAATAGAGCTCTATGAGTGTTGAACACTTTTAGGGCTTTATTTCTGCCGATAAGTTACACCATGTTAACAAGGATTGCATATAATATACATTTTTCACCTTAATCGAAATTGGATGTGTTAACATAAAAGTAGATATTGTTAGGAGGACATAAATTTGAAATTTAGACAACTCAGTTTGGTCATGGTATTTGCTTGTACATTGATTCTTCTTGCTAGCTGTAGTGAAGAAGATAAGAGTTTACGCTTTGAAGGGGAAAGTGATAATTGGAAGTCTCAATACTTCTTAACTCAAGATAAGGATAGGGAAAATGGTGAAGGAAGTATTATTTATAAGGGAGACAATAAAGATAATATTGGAGAAGTTACATATAAAATTGAAGGTAATTATGGCAGTATCGATAAAACTTCAACACCAGTGGATGGCCAAATGAGTATCAATGATGCTTGTGAAGGATGTGCAAAACAAGATAGTTCTGAACCCTTTCATGTAACTATCAAATGGGACGGTAAAACAGAAGAATTTGATTTAAAAGCAAAATAAAAGATGGTGAAAGAAGTTTCTCTTTCACCATCTTTTATTTTTACTACCTAGAACGGTGATTATGTTAACTAAGGGTGTATATCTTATACACCTTAAAAATAAAAAACTATCTCTTCCCATTCCGGAGGCCAGTAGTCTCTTCTGTTTTTAAGTTGTGTATGATATAAAAAGCTAGTTACTATAAAGAACTTTACAGGAAAAGATTATCTTAACCAAACTATATTCAGGGAACAAAAAAACCAGCTATATAAAATAGCTGGTTTCTTCGGTTAATGAAAATCCTCTATAAGAGTACTATTATTATAACATAAAAACTTAATTATAACTTATTTATCTACCATTATTTTCTCAAGTTCATCTAACATTTGATTAGCTGCAATTACACCGCCAGCAGTATTCCAAACTGCATCACTAACCTTATGCGCATTTCCAGCCTTAGAAACTTTTAAATTTTTCCAAAGTGGATCATTGGTCCATTCTTTTTCCATAGCTACACCTTCATTGTCACCTTTTGGAGCGTATGTAAAGTAGAACATAACGTCACCATCCATTTTAGGTATAACTTCTTTTCCAACATCTACAGCAAGGTTACCTAGTTTGCTATTATCTTTGAACATTTTTTCTTGCTCTGGAGTACGTTTAAATCCTAATTGTTTAAAAATTACACCTGAGAAAGAATCGGTATAGTAGATACGAGCTGTTCCTGGCATAAAGCGAACAACAGATACTTCTTGATTCACTTTATCACCAAGCTTTTCTTTAACATCATTAACATGTTGATCAAAGTCAGCTAATACTTCTTTTCCTTTTGCTTCTTTGTTTGTAGCCTTAGCATATAATTCAAAGTTTTCTTTCCAATCTCCTCTTAATGTCTCTGAGAATACAGTTGGTGCAATTTGACTTAATTGATCGTAAACAGCTTCTTGACGCATTTTATTCCCGATAATTAAATCTGGTTTCAATGCTGCAATCTTTTCAATACTAACTTCACTTTCTGTACCGACAACTTGAACACCCTTCATATCACCTTTAATATGGTCATACCAAGGATCACCTAACCAGGATTGCACTGCCCCAACAGGTTTAATACCCATTGCTAGTAAAGCTTCCGTTCCTTCATTTGTTAAAACGACTACACGCTTAGGTGTCTTAGGAATCTCTGCTTTTCCCATTGCATGCTTAACTGTGTAAGCTTTTTCTTCCTTTGAATTTGATCCTGACTCTTCCTTTGAAGCCCCATTACTGCCACAAGCAGCCATGAAAACTAAAAAAAGAGCAGTTACCAAAGCAAGCACAGCTTTTGAATATGTACGCATATTTTCTCCCCCAGTAAATATGATAATGATTTTCATTCTTATTTATAATGCTATGAATAGTGGTATACTGTCAATAGGATTATAAAATAATTTATAGTTTTAATAGAACTGTATGTAGCCTAACTACAATAATTAAAAATTCATTTTGTATACTATAATCTTGATGATTAATATTCAATAGGAGTGAATAGAACCTTGGCTCAATTTATTTGTCAGATGTGTGATTCTGATTTTGAAAGTTATAACAAAAATGCAAAATACTGCTCTCAATCATGTAAAGGAAAAGCATATATTAAACACTCAATTAAAAAATGTAAAATCTGCAGACAAGAAAAATAGGGTAGTTCTTATTCCTCTTTTCTTATCTGCACAATATACAGATTTGGTTACTATAATGGAGTTTTTAGAAAGATAAAAGCGTTCAATAAACCTTGATCTATGAGTTTTATCGAACATTTCTTATCTTACTTTATTAAATGAATTAAAAGGTTTTCATAAAACCTATGTCTCCTCCGTATATTTA
This region includes:
- a CDS encoding catalase; this encodes MEENENTKKNENLKGHRSTQWTGDTPAKFHSQTIGERGPILEQDSILHETMETFVHEKIIERPVHVKGYGAFGYFETMHSMSKYTKLCFLQQPGQQVPITVRFSLAVSNKGTPDTSRNIRGFATKFYTQEGVFDLVFNHIPVFSVRDPIRFPESIKAFLPSPVNNLIDPERFWSFIARAPESTHFLVQLYSDAGTVKSLRHIPGHSVNTYVWRNAQGTRHYVKYRWIPFAGEQYIDRHEAARLACENPDIAGKDLYDTIAMGKTVEYGLYVQVMNPNDEANLPFDPLDDTKVWDEQQYPLLPVGRLVLDRNPTNYMEQVEKIAFSPSNLLDGAELSDDKMLQGRANIYSDSQRRRLGPDFRKIRINQQEDWSPNSLVTSGNGRYVEGRLMRSDLPKPDNFTQAGEYYRALSPVQQEHLVDNLSADLAGISHVTQSIVLSYLCNASAELGERVTQHIEMQTKE
- a CDS encoding ABC transporter substrate-binding protein, with amino-acid sequence MRTYSKAVLALVTALFLVFMAACGSNGASKEESGSNSKEEKAYTVKHAMGKAEIPKTPKRVVVLTNEGTEALLAMGIKPVGAVQSWLGDPWYDHIKGDMKGVQVVGTESEVSIEKIAALKPDLIIGNKMRQEAVYDQLSQIAPTVFSETLRGDWKENFELYAKATNKEAKGKEVLADFDQHVNDVKEKLGDKVNQEVSVVRFMPGTARIYYTDSFSGVIFKQLGFKRTPEQEKMFKDNSKLGNLAVDVGKEVIPKMDGDVMFYFTYAPKGDNEGVAMEKEWTNDPLWKNLKVSKAGNAHKVSDAVWNTAGGVIAANQMLDELEKIMVDK
- a CDS encoding MarR family winged helix-turn-helix transcriptional regulator, producing the protein MDVTQINDSLTDIYFYLHYKHEETLTHQNIRCMQMIKKKKEVTVKDLSEVLDVTHHTASEHIKRLINKGILEKERSAHDKRIVYVKLTPYGEEVLKRNTELDEDKLKMILERFTLEEQQKIIDAFSVLREEIKHVYST